One segment of Rosa chinensis cultivar Old Blush chromosome 6, RchiOBHm-V2, whole genome shotgun sequence DNA contains the following:
- the LOC112172881 gene encoding pathogen-related protein encodes MEASGVDQRDKYRSYMYGDGEKNTQWISGAPPNYDVVNKLFEEGRTKIWPAGSLGERVQNLLKTYEMEISHKANPQDFKSIDPEKFTFVQNGKEPLSIEDIKKMGGVYNVDLQSSLPEEFQIYKPAEETAESSHKLFTTTFPRGFAIEILEVYSGPPVIAYKFRHWSYMEGPFKGYAPTGELVQFFGIAIFTVDERMRIVKVEFFYDPAELIGGLTKGAKIENCGGNSATTSSCPIPRNK; translated from the exons ATGGAAGCTTCAGGTGTTGATCAGCGAGACAAGTATCGCTCTTACATGTATGGAGATGGAGAGAAGAACACACAATGGATATCTGGTGCCCCTCCTAACTATGATGTTGTTAACAAGCTCTTTGAAGAAGGCAGAACcaag ATATGGCCAGCTGGGTCACTAGGAGAAAGAGTTCAGAACCTTTTGAAGACATACGAGATGGAGATTTCCCACAAAGCAAACCCTCAGGACTTCAAATCTATTGATCCAGAAAAGTTCACTTTCGTCCAGAATG GGAAAGAACCGCTGAGTATTGAAGATATTAAGAAAATGGGCGGAGTCTATAACGTGGATCTGCAAAGCTCTCTACCTGAGGAGTTTCAGATCTACAAACCAGCAGAGGAAACAGCAGAATCGTCCCATAAGCTTTTCACCACTACTTTTCCACGTGGATTTGCAATCGAGATCCTTGAGGTCTATTCCGGTCCGCCGGTGATAGCCTACAAGTTCAGGCACTGGTCTTACATGGAAGGTCCTTTCAAAGGGTATGCCCCTACTGGAGAATTGGTTCAATTCTTCGGCATCGCAATTTTCACG GTGGATGAGCGGATGAGAATCGTAAAGGTGGAGTTCTTTTACGATCCTGCAGAACTTATTGGAGGGCTGACGAAGGgtgccaaaattgaaaattgtggTGGAAATAGTGCAACCACAAGTAGTTGCCCTATCCCTAGGAACAAATAA